TCGTGGAGGCCACCACCACGCGGGCGGTGCGCGGCGCGTCCCCGCCGAACTCCGTGGAGAGCAAGAACGCGTTGACCGCGGCGGGCATCGCGCTTTGTAGGACGAGCACCTTTGCATCCAGCGGCGCGAGGTGGAGTAGGCGCGCTATCCCAAGGGCTACAACCGGAGCGGCGAGCAGCCGTAGGCTGCCCGCCACCCCTTCAAAAACCCCCACTTTAAACCGGCTCTGGGCGATCTGCATCCCGAGAATTAGCAGAGCGAGGGGAATCACGGCCTGCCCCATCATGTGAATGGCGTTTCCGAGGTTGTACGGCAGGGGCAGGCCGAGGAGACGGAACGCGAGCCCCGCGAACACGGCCCAGATCAGGGGAAGGCGCAGGGTAAACCGCAGCCCTTCCCCGAGGCTCGCCCCGCGAAACAGCGCGGGGCCCAGCCCGAACATCAAGAGGCTCGCCCCCAGCATATACACCACCGCGCGCTCCAACCCGGCCTCACCGAACGCGAAGAACACCACGGAAAGGCCCATGTTGCCTGCGTTAGGGAAGAGCGTGGTGGCGAGGAGGCTGGCCCGGGTGGGGTGGGGCAGCCGGGCCAGCCGGGCCACCCCCATCCCCAAAAGCCAAAGCGCGAGGCTGGTGCAAGCAAACCCCAGCAGAATTCCCGCCGCGCTTTCCGCGGGCAGCGCGGCGCGGTACACGCTATCGAAGATCAAGGCGGGGGAGAGCAGGTAAAGGGTAAAGCGGGAAAGGGGCTGCAGGGGCAAACCGAGAAAGCGCCCCGCGAGGAAACCGGTCAGCACGATGAACCCAACGGGAGCGATTATAGGTACCAGGGCGCCCATGAGTTCCAGCTTAAAGGAAGCCGGCGCGAGCTTCCCCCTAGGCGCCCGCGCCGGCCAACCTTACCCCTCAATCACGATCGGGATCAGGATCGGGTCGCGCCCCGTCGTCTTCCGGATGAACTTCCGGATGGGGTAATAGATCTCGTCGCGGATCTCCTCGAGCGGCTTCTTCTGCCGCACCCCCTTCACGATCATCTCGAGCGCCATCTTCCGGATCTCGTTATGCAGGCGTTGCCCGGCCTTCACGAAGCCGCGCGACACCACCTCCACCACCGGGTCGCGCGTGGCGAGTGCGGTGATCACCACCACGCCGTCCGCGGACATCAGCTGGCGCTCCTCCAGGATCTCGTCGGTGATATCCCCCACGCCCAGACCATCCACGTACAGCGCCCCGGCCGGCACCTTGCCCGTGATCTGGATGTCGTTCGGCTTCAGGCACACCACGTCCCCGTTCTCCGCCACGATGGTCTTCTCCGGCGGGTTCGGCATGGACTCGGCCAGCCACTTGAAGTTCGTCTGGTGCCGGATCTCGCCGTGCCACGGCATGAAGAACCT
This region of Marinithermus hydrothermalis DSM 14884 genomic DNA includes:
- a CDS encoding AEC family transporter yields the protein MGALVPIIAPVGFIVLTGFLAGRFLGLPLQPLSRFTLYLLSPALIFDSVYRAALPAESAAGILLGFACTSLALWLLGMGVARLARLPHPTRASLLATTLFPNAGNMGLSVVFFAFGEAGLERAVVYMLGASLLMFGLGPALFRGASLGEGLRFTLRLPLIWAVFAGLAFRLLGLPLPYNLGNAIHMMGQAVIPLALLILGMQIAQSRFKVGVFEGVAGSLRLLAAPVVALGIARLLHLAPLDAKVLVLQSAMPAAVNAFLLSTEFGGDAPRTARVVVASTIAAFLTLPLVLAFLVG